A portion of the Oxynema aestuarii AP17 genome contains these proteins:
- the hisS gene encoding histidine--tRNA ligase codes for MGQIQALRGTRDILADEIGYWQQIEAIASDRLAKAGYAEIRTPIFEQTELFERGIGEATDVVGKEMYTFSDRGDRSITLRPEGTAGVVRAYIQNKLQAAGGVQRLWYAGPMFRYERPQAGRQRQFHQIGVEVLGSDDPRADVETIAIAHDILQRLGLQNLHLDLNSVGDLEDRQRYRQALVDYLSPYRADLDPDSQDRLTRNPLRILDSKDRRTQEIAADAPKIFEHLGDRSRQHFDRVQQLLADLGIPYQLNHRLVRGLDYYTHTAFEIISDDLGAQATVCGGGRYDGLVAELGGPSTPAVGWAMGVERLILLLQQLGGTVETSLDFYIVSRGSRAEAVALQLACQLRQHGLSAELDLSGSAFGKQFKRADRSGAKACLILGDEEVAQDRVQLKWLATGEQQAIARADLFDKIEQLRARLDR; via the coding sequence ATGGGTCAAATTCAAGCATTACGAGGAACGCGGGATATTCTTGCCGACGAGATCGGCTACTGGCAACAGATCGAAGCCATTGCGAGCGATCGCCTCGCCAAAGCAGGGTATGCTGAAATTCGCACGCCGATTTTCGAGCAAACCGAGCTGTTCGAGCGCGGGATCGGCGAAGCGACGGATGTCGTCGGCAAAGAAATGTACACCTTCAGCGATCGCGGCGATCGCTCGATTACCCTGCGACCGGAAGGCACCGCCGGAGTCGTGCGCGCCTACATCCAAAACAAACTCCAAGCCGCCGGGGGCGTCCAACGCTTGTGGTACGCCGGGCCGATGTTCCGCTACGAACGCCCGCAAGCCGGACGACAGCGCCAATTTCATCAAATCGGCGTCGAAGTGCTAGGCAGCGACGACCCCCGCGCCGACGTCGAGACGATCGCGATCGCCCACGACATCCTGCAGCGCTTGGGCCTGCAAAACCTCCACCTCGACCTCAACTCCGTCGGCGACCTCGAAGACCGCCAGCGCTACCGTCAAGCCCTCGTCGATTATCTCAGCCCCTATCGGGCGGACCTAGACCCGGATTCCCAAGATCGCCTGACCCGCAATCCCTTGCGAATCCTCGACAGCAAAGATCGGCGCACCCAAGAAATTGCCGCCGACGCCCCTAAAATCTTCGAGCATTTGGGCGATCGCTCCCGCCAGCACTTCGACCGCGTGCAGCAACTGCTCGCCGATTTGGGCATCCCCTACCAACTCAACCACCGCCTGGTACGCGGACTCGACTACTACACCCATACCGCCTTTGAAATCATCTCCGACGACTTAGGCGCCCAAGCCACCGTCTGCGGCGGCGGTCGCTACGACGGGCTCGTCGCCGAACTCGGCGGTCCGTCCACCCCCGCCGTCGGTTGGGCGATGGGGGTCGAACGGCTGATCCTGCTGTTGCAACAACTCGGTGGTACCGTCGAAACCAGCCTCGATTTCTATATCGTCTCGCGCGGATCTAGGGCCGAAGCCGTCGCCCTCCAACTCGCCTGTCAACTGCGCCAGCACGGCTTGAGTGCCGAACTCGATTTGAGCGGCAGCGCCTTCGGCAAACAGTTCAAACGGGCCGATCGCAGTGGCGCCAAAGCCTGCTTGATTCTCGGCGACGAGGAAGTCGCCCAAGACCGGGTCCAGCTCAAATGGCTCGCCACCGGAGAACAACAGGCGATCGCCCGCGCCGATTTATTCGACAAAATCGAACAACTGCGCGCTCGATTGGATCGCTGA
- a CDS encoding acyltransferase, producing the protein MRKRGLETTQFTCEIPGMPLAVYRELAAHLEQIGGVEVDLIPQTAPDFDYKRSQIGGASIRVGEGAETGARQRIEQILNYYRQRYAAN; encoded by the coding sequence ATGAGGAAACGAGGGTTGGAAACCACTCAATTCACCTGTGAAATTCCCGGAATGCCCTTAGCCGTCTATCGAGAACTGGCGGCTCATTTGGAGCAAATCGGAGGGGTTGAAGTGGATTTAATCCCCCAAACCGCTCCGGATTTCGATTACAAGCGCAGCCAAATCGGGGGCGCGTCGATTCGGGTTGGCGAAGGAGCCGAAACAGGTGCTCGCCAACGGATCGAGCAAATTTTAAACTATTATCGTCAGCGCTACGCCGCCAACTAA
- the pedR gene encoding photosynthetic electron transport-dependent transcriptional regulator PedR has protein sequence MAGGESQSNASLSEREIQVIELVAAGLTNQEIAEELEISKRTVDNHISNILTKTGTSNRVALVRWALQSGKVCINDVNCCTLPTPETQTLEPDRDDRNLEGLG, from the coding sequence ATGGCTGGCGGCGAGTCTCAGAGTAATGCATCCCTTTCCGAGCGCGAAATACAAGTCATCGAACTGGTAGCTGCTGGCTTGACCAACCAGGAGATTGCAGAAGAGCTAGAAATTAGCAAGCGCACGGTAGACAACCATATCAGCAACATCCTGACCAAAACGGGAACCAGCAATAGAGTGGCCCTGGTACGGTGGGCTTTGCAATCGGGAAAAGTTTGCATTAACGATGTCAATTGTTGTACCTTACCCACTCCAGAAACCCAAACCCTCGAACCAGATCGCGACGATCGCAATCTAGAAGGACTGGGTTAA
- a CDS encoding DUF4168 domain-containing protein, translating to MGWVAAIAATLLFMGGDGAIAQESATEPSEAPPAIEEPSATPPPLDASTIPSAKVSQFVQAYVQVLDLLEQRQGEVKAAASQLEAKQLEGEIEAQALDIIEGAGLTQQEYLQLLSLANVDPEFGERIANGLEEARETETGEE from the coding sequence TTGGGGTGGGTTGCCGCGATCGCCGCGACGCTCTTGTTTATGGGCGGCGACGGCGCGATCGCCCAAGAATCGGCGACAGAACCTTCCGAGGCGCCCCCGGCGATCGAGGAGCCGTCCGCGACCCCTCCTCCCCTCGATGCGAGTACGATTCCCTCGGCAAAAGTCAGCCAATTCGTCCAAGCTTACGTGCAGGTTTTGGACTTACTCGAACAGCGTCAGGGGGAAGTTAAAGCTGCTGCGAGTCAACTGGAAGCCAAACAGTTAGAAGGAGAAATCGAAGCGCAAGCTCTCGACATTATCGAGGGAGCGGGACTGACCCAACAAGAATATTTACAACTGTTGAGTTTGGCAAATGTGGATCCGGAATTTGGCGAACGGATTGCTAACGGGTTGGAGGAAGCACGGGAAACGGAAACCGGGGAAGAGTGA